The genomic window CCGAAGGGCCGATGGGATCTTCGACGATGCCGTCCTCGGCGAACAGGGCCACCCACGCCTGCTTGTCCCGAGCCCGCACCGCGGCCTGCGAAGCCAGTCCGGCCGCGCGGGCCGGATGGTCGGTGGTGGTAGCGGTCATGGTCGCTCCTTGTGGTCTGCGGGGGAGTCGGCGTTCACCGCGCGGCGGCGACGATCGGATCCTCGATGTGCGCCGCGGCGAATCGGCGCAGCGAGTCCTGTTTGGCGGCGAGCTCGCCGTCGAAGCCGATGCCTTCGGTGAGCCAGGGGACCACGATCGCGTCGGTCACGCCCGCATCCGCCAGCTCCTGATAACCCGAACGGCCGAACCGGTCGACGCACACCGCCTGGATCTCGAACGGCGCATCGCCCCGGCCGAATTCGGCACGCAGCGCGTCGAGCTTGCCGATGGTGCGGCACAGCTCGTCGTAGGTCATCATCGCCGAGGTCCAGCCGTCGCCGACGCGGGCGGCCCGGCGCAGCGCCGCCTCGGTGTGCCCGCCGATGTAGAACGGCACCGGCTCGGTCGGCGCGGGGCTCACCTGCAGCAGCTCGAAATCGAAGAACTCGCCGTGGTATTCGACCATGCCGCCGCCCAGCACCAGCTTGATTACCTCGATCATCTCGTCCACCCGAGCGCCGCGCCGTGCGTACGGCACACCACACCATTCGAATTCCTCCGGTGCCCAGCCGATCCCGACACCGAATCCGAAGCGGTTACCGGACAGATTGGCCACCGAACCCACCTGCCGGGCCAGCAGCAGCGGATTGCGCGAACCGAGCTTGAGCACGTTGGTGTAGAACCGAATCCGGCTGGTCACCATGGCCATGGCGGTCGTCCCGATGAGCGGGTCCACCCAGGGCGTCTCCGGCCCCCAGAACCGGCTACCGTCCGCGGTATACGGATACTTCGCCGCCGCGGACTTCATATAGAACAGCGAATCCGGCAGGGCGATCGACGAGAAACCGCACTCCTCAGCCGTTTTGGCCAGCTCGGGCAACTGATCCAGCGGACTCAGCGCGATGCCGAGGGTGAACTTCAGCGGACTCATCGCTTTTCCGACCCCACAACCCACATGGAGAAGTACTGGGAGCCGCCGCCGTAGGCGTGGCCGAAGGCCTTGCGGGCACCTTCGACCTGGTAGGCACCGGCGCGGCCCATCACCTGCTTGGCGGCCTCGGCGAAGCGGATGAGCCCGGATGCGCCGATCGGGTTGGACGAGAGCACGCCGCCGGACGGGTTGACCGGCAGAATGCCGCCGATCTCGGTTTCGCCCTTGTCGGTCAGCTTCCAGCCGTCACCCTGCGGCACGAAGCCGAGATTTTCCAGCCACATCGGCTCGAACCAGGAGAACGGCACGTAGATCTCGGCCACGTCGATTTCGTTGAGCGGGTCGCTGATTCCCGCCGCTCGCCACAGCGCGGCGGCCGCGTCCTGCCCGGCCTGCGGGTTGACCTGATCGCGGCCGGCGAAGGTGGTCGGCTCGGTCCGCATCGCGGTGCCGTGCACCCAGGCGACCTTCTTGCCGGTGGCTTCGACGGCGGTAGCGGCTTCTTCGTCGCCGATCACCATGGCGCACGCGCCGTCCGATGACGGGCAGGTCTCATCGAAACGAATGGGGTCCCACAGCATTTGTGAGGCCAGCACCGATTCCAGCGTGATGTCGGGCTGCTTCAGGTGGGCCAGCGGATTCTTGGCGCCGTTGCGGCGATCCTTGACCGCGACCATCGCGCCGATATGGCTCGGCGCGTTCGAGCGCCGGATGTAGGAACGCACGTGTGGGGCGAAGTAGCCGCCCGCACCCGCGCCGACCGGCATGGTGAACGGCACCGGAATCGACAACGCCCACATGGCATTCGACTCCGACTGCTTCTCCCAGGCGATCGCGAGGACACGTTTGTGCACCCCAGCCTGCACCAGATTCGTGGCGACCACGCCGGTAGAGCCGCCGACCGAACCGGCGGTGTGCACCCGCAGCAGCGGTTTTCCGGTGGCGCCCAACGCATCCGCCAGATACAACTCGGGCATCATGACGCCCTCGAACAGATCCGGCGCCTTACCGACCACCACCGCGTCGATATCGGCGATGGTGAGGCCGGCGTCGACGAGCGCGCGATCGATGGCTTCGCGGCACATGCCTGCCATCGACACATCGGTTCGTTTCGTCACGTGATGGGTTTGTCCGGTGCCGAGCACCGCAGCGGGGAAATTCATCGGCGCGCCTCCGAATCCAAGACAGTCACAAGGTTTTGCTGCAGCGCGGGGCCGCTGGTGGCATGGGCGAGTGCGCGATTCGCGGAACCAGCCATGATGGCCTCGGCCGCGAAACCGATGCGCTCCAGACCGGCGGCGAACATCGGGTTCGCGGCAAGCGCGCCGCCCGACGGATTCACCTTGGTGCCATTCGTCAAGCCGATCGCCTCGGCGAGAATCAGCTGCTGATGACTGAACGGCGCGTGCAGCTCGGCGATATCGAAGCTGGTGTTGCCGCCGGTAA from Nocardia iowensis includes these protein-coding regions:
- a CDS encoding TIGR03619 family F420-dependent LLM class oxidoreductase, with translation MKFTLGIALSPLDQLPELAKTAEECGFSSIALPDSLFYMKSAAAKYPYTADGSRFWGPETPWVDPLIGTTAMAMVTSRIRFYTNVLKLGSRNPLLLARQVGSVANLSGNRFGFGVGIGWAPEEFEWCGVPYARRGARVDEMIEVIKLVLGGGMVEYHGEFFDFELLQVSPAPTEPVPFYIGGHTEAALRRAARVGDGWTSAMMTYDELCRTIGKLDALRAEFGRGDAPFEIQAVCVDRFGRSGYQELADAGVTDAIVVPWLTEGIGFDGELAAKQDSLRRFAAAHIEDPIVAAAR
- a CDS encoding thiolase domain-containing protein — protein: MNFPAAVLGTGQTHHVTKRTDVSMAGMCREAIDRALVDAGLTIADIDAVVVGKAPDLFEGVMMPELYLADALGATGKPLLRVHTAGSVGGSTGVVATNLVQAGVHKRVLAIAWEKQSESNAMWALSIPVPFTMPVGAGAGGYFAPHVRSYIRRSNAPSHIGAMVAVKDRRNGAKNPLAHLKQPDITLESVLASQMLWDPIRFDETCPSSDGACAMVIGDEEAATAVEATGKKVAWVHGTAMRTEPTTFAGRDQVNPQAGQDAAAALWRAAGISDPLNEIDVAEIYVPFSWFEPMWLENLGFVPQGDGWKLTDKGETEIGGILPVNPSGGVLSSNPIGASGLIRFAEAAKQVMGRAGAYQVEGARKAFGHAYGGGSQYFSMWVVGSEKR